The following are encoded in a window of Methanomassiliicoccales archaeon genomic DNA:
- a CDS encoding O-acetyl-ADP-ribose deacetylase, with protein MDCEIHLERGDITDQRTDAIVNAANSSLMGGGGVDGAIHRHGGKIILKECKEIRGNKWPDGLPTGEAVITSGGNLHARYVIHTVGPVWRGGKKGEPELLANAYMNSLQLSVDQGLKSISFPSISTGAYGYPINEAARIALTTIRSFLEEHEGLQKVIMILFSDRDYVAYKEASEGIFKA; from the coding sequence ATGGATTGCGAAATACATCTAGAACGAGGAGATATCACAGACCAACGGACCGATGCTATAGTCAATGCTGCAAACTCCAGCCTGATGGGTGGAGGAGGCGTGGATGGCGCGATACATAGGCACGGAGGGAAGATCATCCTGAAGGAGTGCAAGGAGATCCGAGGGAACAAGTGGCCCGACGGCCTGCCCACAGGCGAGGCGGTAATCACCAGTGGAGGCAATCTCCATGCAAGATATGTCATACACACTGTTGGGCCCGTTTGGAGAGGGGGCAAAAAGGGGGAACCAGAACTTCTGGCAAACGCCTACATGAACTCACTTCAGCTGTCGGTTGATCAAGGGTTGAAATCAATATCTTTCCCTTCCATCAGCACCGGTGCCTATGGCTATCCCATCAATGAGGCGGCCCGGATCGCACTTACCACTATCAGGAGTTTCCTTGAAGAGCATGAAGGCCTGCAAAAGGTGATAATGATACTCTTCTCCGATAGGGATTACGTGGCGTATAAGGAAGCATCCGAGGGAATCTTCAAGGCTTGA
- a CDS encoding phenylacetate--CoA ligase, which yields MEYWDPNIETLPPEELDVIQAKLLKKLVRRLWDNSEFYHERMRKDDVRPDDIQSIDDVTKLPFMYKTDLRDNYPDLIFTEPQKKIIRYHASSGTTGKPTVVGYTRNDLDMWSTSLARALTSCGLGEDDVVQVSNGYGLFTGGLGFHYAAEKIGAAVVPASTGNTKRQLELIKDLNVTAMACTPSYMIHIAELAESMGMSIKDDTKLRVGLLGAEPWSESMRKNIQSDTGIFAQNCYGASELSGPMFTECLEQQGIHVWKDIALVEILDPDTLEPVSPGERGEMVLTILQKEAMPMIRYRIGDITALSEEECACGRTHPRIDRLSGRVDDMLIIRGINVFPSQVEHALMAIPEVGSHYQIEVDRKGSLDVIMLKVELSKEAFTDDIIKLRKITHTVSDSLRHILNIRVDVQLVEPGTLPRFEGKAKRVIDRRNLT from the coding sequence ATGGAATACTGGGATCCCAATATTGAGACATTGCCCCCCGAGGAACTCGATGTCATCCAGGCGAAACTGCTCAAGAAACTTGTTCGGAGATTATGGGACAACTCCGAATTCTACCACGAGCGAATGAGGAAGGATGATGTTCGCCCGGATGATATTCAGTCTATAGATGATGTGACCAAACTCCCCTTCATGTACAAGACTGACCTCAGGGACAACTACCCAGATCTCATCTTCACCGAGCCGCAGAAGAAGATAATCCGCTACCATGCCTCATCCGGGACAACGGGAAAACCAACGGTGGTCGGATACACCCGCAATGACCTTGACATGTGGTCTACGTCCCTCGCCAGGGCTCTAACCTCCTGCGGTCTGGGTGAGGATGATGTGGTCCAGGTATCCAACGGATACGGATTGTTCACTGGAGGACTCGGATTCCACTACGCCGCGGAGAAGATCGGTGCAGCCGTGGTACCTGCCAGCACGGGCAACACCAAGAGACAGCTGGAACTCATCAAGGATCTCAATGTCACGGCCATGGCATGCACTCCCTCGTACATGATCCATATCGCCGAGCTGGCCGAGAGTATGGGAATGAGTATCAAGGATGACACCAAGCTTCGGGTGGGCCTGCTCGGAGCGGAACCATGGTCGGAATCGATGAGAAAGAACATACAGAGCGATACTGGAATATTCGCCCAGAACTGCTACGGCGCCAGCGAGCTCTCCGGTCCAATGTTCACCGAGTGCCTGGAGCAGCAGGGCATCCATGTCTGGAAGGATATCGCCCTTGTCGAGATACTGGACCCGGATACACTGGAACCAGTGTCCCCGGGGGAGAGAGGAGAGATGGTCCTAACCATTCTACAGAAGGAGGCCATGCCCATGATCCGCTACCGCATCGGGGACATAACAGCCCTATCTGAGGAAGAATGTGCATGTGGCCGGACACATCCCAGGATCGATAGATTGTCTGGAAGAGTGGATGATATGCTCATTATCAGGGGAATCAATGTCTTTCCGTCCCAGGTGGAGCATGCCCTCATGGCCATCCCCGAGGTGGGAAGCCATTACCAGATCGAGGTGGATAGAAAGGGATCCCTGGATGTCATAATGCTCAAGGTAGAGCTCAGCAAGGAGGCCTTCACCGACGACATCATCAAGCTGAGGAAGATAACACATACGGTATCGGACAGCCTCAGACACATCCTGAACATCAGGGTGGACGTTCAGCTAGTCGAACCGGGCACCCTCCCGCGATTCGAGGGGAAGGCAAAGCGGGTGATAGACAGGAGGAATCTCACATGA
- a CDS encoding ACT domain-containing protein produces the protein MSEFVIKQLSIFSENRYGRLFEIANALKEADINLFAFSIAEAEGFGVIRAIVDDPEKARDKLSSLGFMVSFTEVLAIEMRDVPGGLAEAVKILKEARINIEYAYAYSGREKAVLIIRVDNIEEAVEKIKESGANLVHNHHFT, from the coding sequence ATGAGCGAGTTCGTGATCAAGCAGCTGTCGATCTTTTCCGAGAACAGATACGGGCGGTTGTTCGAGATCGCCAACGCCCTTAAGGAGGCAGACATCAACCTTTTTGCCTTCAGCATCGCTGAGGCCGAGGGATTTGGCGTCATTCGGGCAATTGTGGATGATCCTGAGAAGGCAAGGGACAAGCTCTCATCACTAGGTTTCATGGTCTCCTTCACGGAGGTTCTCGCCATCGAGATGAGGGATGTCCCAGGCGGTCTAGCGGAGGCGGTCAAGATATTGAAGGAAGCGAGGATAAACATCGAGTACGCCTATGCCTACAGCGGACGAGAAAAAGCCGTTCTGATAATCAGGGTGGACAACATCGAAGAGGCTGTGGAAAAGATCAAAGAGTCCGGCGCCAACCTGGTGCACAACCATCACTTCACCTGA
- a CDS encoding glycerol-3-phosphate acyltransferase: MGDSRTPPIGRASEGSLRYTLMDSLGFDRYGTVYLAVFVFAVLSISLLLATSSIARLGIIAFYLFGSIPFAYIFTYIYPGRARFSKGTVFFGVSNSFRIGGYRAGLPTLMMEIFKAILPFLASFLFFDYDITITLLFVFASLLGTNFSIFLRFVGGMGTTILMWSVLLLSPITLIVWIILFYLVAKVLYDAYYGALINYAILPVLLFLIEGSVEMVIFAIAVAVIFVLKYDRSKDEIGIWYTSRKSKA, translated from the coding sequence GTGGGCGATTCCAGAACTCCCCCCATCGGACGGGCTTCCGAGGGGTCACTGAGATATACCCTGATGGACTCTCTCGGATTCGACCGATATGGAACAGTCTATTTGGCGGTCTTCGTATTTGCGGTGCTGTCGATATCGTTGCTGCTGGCCACCTCGAGTATCGCTAGGCTAGGTATAATCGCATTCTACCTTTTCGGCTCGATCCCCTTCGCCTACATCTTCACCTACATCTATCCTGGAAGGGCAAGGTTCTCGAAGGGCACGGTCTTCTTCGGTGTTTCCAATTCGTTCAGGATCGGTGGATACAGGGCTGGCCTACCAACACTCATGATGGAGATATTCAAGGCGATACTCCCTTTCCTTGCATCGTTCCTGTTCTTCGATTATGACATCACGATAACCCTGCTGTTCGTTTTTGCCTCGCTTCTCGGGACCAACTTCTCCATCTTCCTGAGGTTCGTCGGGGGAATGGGGACCACCATACTCATGTGGAGTGTTCTGCTGCTTTCGCCCATCACTCTGATCGTCTGGATAATCCTGTTCTACCTGGTGGCCAAGGTCTTGTACGATGCATACTACGGGGCATTGATCAACTACGCCATCCTCCCTGTTCTTCTGTTCCTGATCGAGGGGAGCGTAGAGATGGTCATTTTCGCCATCGCCGTGGCGGTGATATTCGTCCTCAAGTATGACAGGAGCAAGGATGAGATAGGCATCTGGTACACCTCCAGGAAGAGCAAGGCCTGA